The following coding sequences are from one Apodemus sylvaticus chromosome X, mApoSyl1.1, whole genome shotgun sequence window:
- the Pwwp3b gene encoding PWWP domain-containing DNA repair factor 3B: MDGEYVLCNWKDQLWPAKVLDRSESPSDSKRKKALSLEVEILSLEEKITLESKDTEVLTKSAVEAIMSSLAVQSEVDVAPREETAYERSLKMALEIVKERTNQSQVNMSEELTTTASENVPEGQLPDSPPPKKFRKLESNLQEDSASMLLCSESDDSMSDDKLQVHATSESMLNEMETKSSENLSCCQTYPSFSDDDDKKEEKKKIDISAIMSVNLSLKEESDYIKEEKFVPSSEDLAVPKEESQDILPEAQAVSAECSTVSENNMEDPGEGPSNQNPGSYASQNQSSVESDVGAETSTAGCSGDYQVSLPSRDTVNSDLLVQRLDLEDLEEEARASGKLLSLNPACAAALENDDEDDDEDLPRFILRYETRAFETGMIVWFKYQKYPFWPAVIKSIRRKERKASVLLVEADMNPQKKGVRVSLRRLKKYDCKEKQALVEKAREEYRDSIDWCVSLICDYRVRLGCGSFSGSFFEYYAADISYPVRKIIKQDTFRNIFPKLYNDDVGEQLPVASQAKRASFQKILPDRMKPARDRANKNLVDFIVNAKGTEDHLLGILKGTKKSKWLKSFLNAKSFTPCIETYFEDEDQLDEVVKYLQEIYKQIDQKMLTLIKDDKIKFVLEVLLPEAIICSISAVDGLDYEAAEAKYLKGPSLGCRERELYDSKILFEKRRRSSPNAGH, from the coding sequence ATGGATGGTGAATATGTCCTGTGTAATTGGAAAGACCAGTTATGGCCAGCAAAAGTTTTAGATAGGTCTGAAAGTCCATCAGacagtaagaggaaaaaggcATTGTCCCTAGAAGTTGAAATACTTTCACTGGAAGAGAAAATTACCTTGGAAAGCAAAGACACAGAAGTCCTAACCAAATCTGCTGTTGAAGCCATTATGTCCTCTCTAGCAGTGCAGTCAGAGGTCGACGTCGCACCTAGAGAGGAGACAGCCTATGAAAGATCACTGAAAATGGCACTGGAAATcgtgaaagaaagaacaaatcagAGCCAAGTAAACATGTCAGAAGAACTTACCACTACAGCATCTGAAAATGTACCAGAAGGTCAGCTGCCTGATTCACCTCCTCCTAAAAAGTTCCGGAAACTTGAAAGCAACCTCCAGGAAGACTCAGCTTCCATGTTACTATGCTCAGAGAGTGATGATTCCATGTCTGATGATAAGCTGCAGGTGCACGCAACCAGTGAGAGCATgctaaatgaaatggaaacaaagtCATCAGAAAACTTAAGCTGTTGCCAAACATATCCTTCATTTtcagatgatgatgataaaaaagaagaaaagaaaaagattgacATCTCAGCAATCATGTCTGTGAATTTATCACTCAAAGAAGAAAGTGATtatattaaagaagaaaagttCGTCCCCTCATCAGAAGATCTCGCTGTGCCCAAAGAGGAGTCACAAGACATCCTCCCAGAAGCCCAGGCTGTTTCTGCTGAATGCTCTACTGTCTCAGAGAATAACATGGAAGATCCTGGAGAAGGCCCATCAAATCAGAATCCAGGCTCCTATGCCAGCCAAAATCAGTCTTCTGTGGAATCAGATGTAGGTGCTGAGACATCCACTGCAGGGTGCTCAGGGGACTATCAGGTTTCCCTTCCTTCCCGTGATACAGTCAACAGTGATCTACTAGTTCAGAGACTGGATTTAGAAGATCTTGAGGAAGAAGCCCGAGCTTCTGGCAAGCTTTTGTCTCTAAATCCTGCCTGTGCAGCTGCATTAGaaaatgatgatgaagatgacgaTGAAGACCTTCCACGTTTCATTCTCCGTTATGAGACACGTGCATTTGAAACCGGAATGATAGTGTGGTTTAAATACCAGAAATACCCATTTTGGCCAGCAGTGATCAAAAGCATTAGGCGGAAAGAGAGGAAAGCGAGTGTGCTTTTGGTTGAGGCAGACATGAATCCTCAAAAGAAAGGTGTTAGAGTATCTTTGAGAAGGCTGAAAAAATATGACTGTAAAGAGAAACAGGCACTAGTGGAGAAAGCCAGGGAGGAGTACCGGGACAGCATCGATTGGTGCGTGTCACTGATTTGTGACTACCGAGTTAGGCTAGGTTGTGGCTCTTTTTCTGGCTCGTTCTTTGAGTATTACGCTGCTGACATCAGTTATCCAGTCAGGAAAATCATCAAACAAGATACCTTCAGAAATATATTTCCAAAGCTATACAATGATGACGTCGGGGAGCAGTTGCCTGTGGCATCCCAAGCCAAGAGAGCATCTTTCCAGAAAATTCTCCCTGACCGGATGAAGCCTGCTCGGGACCGAGCTAACAAGAACCTGGTAGATTTCATTGTCAATGCAAAAGGAACAGAGGACCACCTCCTGGGCATTTTAAAGGGCACAAAAAAATCCAAGTGGCTGAAATCATTTCTGAATGCAAAGAGTTTCACACCCTGTATTGAAACCTACTTTGAAGATGAAGATCAACTGGATGAGGTAGTGAAATATCTACAAGAAATTTATAAGCAAATTGACCAGAAGATGCTGACTCTGATCAAAGATGACAAAATTAAGTTTGTCTTGGAAGTTCTTCTACCAGAAGCAATTATTTGCTCGATTTCTGCTGTTGATGGCTTAGATTATGAGGCGGCTGAGGCAAAGTATTTAAAGGGACCATCCCTCGGCTGTAGGGAGAGAGAATTATATGATTCCAAAATCCTATTTGAAAAGAGACGGAGGTCATCACCAAATGCAGGCCATTAA